Proteins from a genomic interval of Quercus robur chromosome 9, dhQueRobu3.1, whole genome shotgun sequence:
- the LOC126698190 gene encoding F-box protein 7: MASDFALSVPPELETALRLKTVQYFVTKRPWLDLYGINVRPVAPFGSVSSKPYVESALLHRCLPDELLFEVFARMTPHDLGRASCVCRKWRYTIRNPVFWRNACLKAWQLSGVVENYKILQSKYEGSWRKMWLLRPRVRTDGIYVSRNTYIRAGVAEWKVNNPVHLVCYFRYMRFFPSGRFLYKNSSQKVKDVAKCMNFRASSTDCVYKGHYTLSDNQVEAAVLYPGLRPTVLRIRLRLRGTTVGANNRMDLLSLVTSGVNDSEINDPDEGILGVVEGWQDDESHNPDVPAVSHRRGMMPFVFVPFHEVETTVLNLPVEKMDYFVPG, encoded by the exons ATGGCTTCAG ATTTTGCGTTATCAGTTCCTCCTGAACTTGAAACAGCTTTGCGGTTGAAGACGGTTCAGTACTTTGTAACAAAAAGGCCTTGGCTTG ATCTCTATGGAATTAATGTTAGGCCTGTTGCACCATTCGGAAGTGTTAGTAGCAAACCATATGTTGAGTCAGCATTACTACATCGCTGTTTGCCCGATGAACTTCTCTTTGAG GTCTTCGCAAGAATGACTCCACATGACTTAGGAAGGGCATCTTGTGTTTGTCGGAAATGGAGGTACACAATTCGTAACCCTGTGTTTTGGCGCAATGCATGCTTGAAGGCTTGGCAG CTCTCTGGAGTGgtggaaaattataaaattttgcaGTCAAAATATGAGGGTTCATGGAGGAAAATGTGGCTTTTAAGACCAAGGGTCCGTACAGATG GTATTTATGTGAGTAGGAATACCTATATTCGTGCCGGAGTTGCAGAGTGGAAGGTCAACAATCCAGTCCATTTG GTATGCTATTTCCGTTACATGAGATTTTTTCCATCTGGCAGATTTCTCTACAAG AATTCTTCGCAAAAGGTCAAAGATGTGGCAAAATGCATGAACTTTCGAGCATCTTCAACTGACTGTGTTTATAAAGGCCATTACACATTGTCTGATAACCAG GTTGAAGCTGCTGTTTTGTATCCTGGCTTGCGTCCTACTGTGTTAAGAATCCGCTTAAG GTTAAGAGGCACAACTGTTGGGGCTAACAATCGGATGGATCTACTCTCACTTGTTACTAGTGGTGTGAATGATAGTGAGATTAATGACCCTGATGAGGGCATCCTTGGGGTGGTTGAAGGGTGGCAGGATGATGAATCACACAACCCAGATGTGCCTGCAGTCTCACACCGGAGGGGCATGATGCCTTTTGTCTTTGTTCCATTTCATGAG GTGGAAACTACAGTTCTGAATCTGCCTGTGGAGAAGATGGATTATTTTGTCCCTGGTTGA
- the LOC126698191 gene encoding acetyltransferase At1g77540, producing MMASTTISGTGSGGAEVPKIAWNETQHRFETEDKKAYIEYVMRDNGKVMDIVHTFVPSSKRGLGLASHLCVAAFNHAKSHSLSVIPTCSYVSDTFLPKNPTWNSLLYSEDLKSNI from the exons ATGATGGCAAGCACAACCATTTCGGGAACAGGAAGCGGTGGTGCAGAGGTTCCAAAAATCGCGTGGAACGAAACCCAGCACAGGTTCGAGACTGAAGACAAGAAAGCGTACATAGAGTACGTGATGAGAGATAATGGGAAAGTGATGGACATAGTCCACACCTTCGTACCATCTTCCAAGAGAGGCTTAGGCTTGGCTTCTCATCTCTGCGTTGCTGCCTTCAACCACGCCAAATCTCATTCCTTATCAGTCATACCCACCTGTTCTTACGTCTCT GACACTTTTCTTCCAAAGAATCCAACTTGGAATTCTCTTTTGTATTCGGAGGATCTCAAGTCCAATATATGA